DNA sequence from the Methanofollis formosanus genome:
CATCGGCCGGGGGCGTTGCCCCCGCACCCCCGGGATGAAGATAGACACGCGCGGCAGCCGGATGGTGCCCCCACCCGGTGTCCCCTCCGTGGGGAGCACGGATCCGTGCACACCCCAAAAAAAACCCACAAGAATGCTCTCGACTCATGCATGGCGATCAGAGCCGCCGGGTGCAACGATACCCCCAGCACCTGCGCACCTCCACACGACCGCCGCCGGCACCCCCTGCGGCGCGCACCTCAACCCGTCATCACTCCGCCGGTCCACTCCCCCGGTTCATAGACCTCTTTTATCCCGAAAAAACCAGAGAATAACCCGGACACCCAACAAACGCCGGACTCGCCTGAAGTGTCCGGGATGAGAACAGGGCCTGGTCCAGCCGTCACCTTTTTCTTTGGTGACGTAGAACTTATAGAGGCCCATAGCCCGGTAGTGTAGCGGTCAATCATGGAGGACTCTGGATCCTCCGACAGCAGTTCGAATCTGCTCCGGGCTACTCCTTTTCCGACAGACTGATGCTTGAGCCGGTGCTATCGTCAGGCATGAAACGGCCGTACCTGGTCGGGGCAGGCGTCCGCTCCGACGACGAGAAGACCTTCCCGGCCCTGGCAGCGATGTACCACGCGGGCGAGATCGACCACATCCAGGTCCAGGTGAACCCCGAAGATCGGCAGACCTTCAAACGGCACATCGAGACGATCGCCGATGATGGAGTAAAGATCGTCGTGCACGCCCCCCACCACGGCCACGGCCTCAACCCCTGCGCACCGACGGCCTACGAGACCTGGTCGAAGGCCGAAGCGCGGGCATGGATGGAACTCTCCCTCGAAGAGACGACCGAGGCCGCGGACCTTACCGGCGCGGAGACGATCGTCCTCCACACCGGCCGATACCTCACCGGCAAGGAGGAGGAGGCGGCGGCCACCTTCGAGACCTTCCTCGACGAGTTCTTCGACCCCAGGTTCGTCCTCGAAAACCTCCCCTCGGTCTACGCAGACTACCCTCTCCTCGGCAACACCGCCGACGAACTCAAGAGCCTCGGCGGCGGGCGGATCCGCGGCTACTGCCTCGACTTCGCCCACCTCTTCTGCACGGCAAACTATCTGGGCGTCCCGTACGCCGAGATCCTCGCCCCCTTCGCCGACCTCCCCCTCCACCTCTTCCACCTCTCCAACAGCAGGCGGGGTTCGATCACCGACGAACACCTCGCCCTCGACCACCCCGATGGGGGCCTCGACTTTGCGGAGGTCGTCCCCTTCATCGCCGCGCACCCCGCAATCGAGACCAGTCTTGAGTACAAGGAGAACGATCCGGCGGTCTACGTGGCGCAGCTCAGGGCCTTCGACGCGCTCTACCGGGAACATATCTGAGAACAGCCCTGTAGAATCGGGCATGAGGCGTGAGCACGCCTCAAGCGTACGGGATGAATATTTCTCGTCGCTTGCTTCCTCTCTCTTTTCAAGACAAGAGAATCAGTGGAGACCCTGTTCCATCGCCGCCCCCACCTATCCTCGTCGTGGGGGGGCCTGGGGGCAACGCCCCCCGGCGCGAGATGACGGTGAAGAGTCTGTGATGAGGGCGGCACACCAGATCATCACGCCTTCCCGCACCATCCTGCCGGGGGCGTTGCCCCCGGAACCTTCAGGATTGCGATTGAAGCGAGGAAGGCAGAGGAATAATCGCTGAGAAGAGTCTCAATCCTGGGATTGATCGATGCTCCTGCACAAAAAAAGATCAGGCCAGGAAGGCCGCGAGCACCCCGCTGAGGAAGACCCCGTCGAAGGTGCCCGCGCCCCCGATGCTTACCACCGGAGCACCCAGTTCGCCGAGCCGCCTGAGGTTGAGGAGGTCGGCGCCGATGAGCGTCCCGAGCGTCCCCGAGATATAGGCGATCACCGGCGCGGCGATCACCGCCGCCTCGCCGCCGCCTGCAAAGAGCGAGAGGACGAGGGCGACGATGAGAGCGGCCAGCGGCGGGACGAAGAAGGGCGTGGCGATCCCGAGGCCTGGCACCGGGCGGGCCACCTGGTGGGTGACCAGGGTGACGATCAGCACCCCGACCAGGGCAAGGACAAAGACCGTGGACCCTCCAGGGATGAGCAGCGCACGACCCAGGAGGTAGACCGAGACAAGGGAGGGAATCAGCGCCCCGCCGAGGTTGATCGCCACCGTCGTCTCGGGCGCGACCTCGGGGATCCGGTAGACCCAGCCGTAAAAGGGGCTGTAGGTCTTTTCCATCCGCACCGGCCCACCGGTCTTGACCGTGGTGAGCGGGATGTTCACCAGGCTCCCGACCAGCGTGAAGAGGAGGAGGAGGAGCACCATAAGCGGCGAGAAACCGAGTTTGGCAAAGGCCGAACCGATGAGGCTGAGGAAGAGGAACGGGATCAGGAAGAGGAGGACAAGAAAGAGAAAACCGATCATCAGCAGGCTGAACGGATTGAAGAAACACCTGCGGGCCATGACAAAAAGAAGGTGGAGATCTTATTTCAGGGCTTCGCAGACGATGGCCGCATGGTCGCGGTGATAGGGTTCGAGCCAGCGCACATCCTTCACCGCAAGCCCGCCCTCCTCCAGCGCCCTTACGGCTTCTTCCGCAACTTCCCTGGGGTCCTTCCTGATGTCCACGCTCCTGGTCTTGAGCATCAGGATGAACGTCCCCCCCGGCCGAAGGAAGAGGAGGTTTGCGAGAGCGATCCGCACCTGGTCGGGCTGGGCCACGTCCTGGTAGACGAGATCCACCTCCTCGACGATCCCGCGGTAGGCCGCCGGCCGCCCGGCATCGGCCATGATCGGGACAATATTCTGCCGGGGCCTGCAGACCTCAAGGAGGTCCTGCATCGGCCGCGGCGCGAACTCCACCGCATAGGCCACCTCCACATAGTCGGCGACATGGGAGACCGTCGTGCCGTTGGCCGCC
Encoded proteins:
- a CDS encoding DUF1614 domain-containing protein, with the protein product MARRCFFNPFSLLMIGFLFLVLLFLIPFLFLSLIGSAFAKLGFSPLMVLLLLLFTLVGSLVNIPLTTVKTGGPVRMEKTYSPFYGWVYRIPEVAPETTVAINLGGALIPSLVSVYLLGRALLIPGGSTVFVLALVGVLIVTLVTHQVARPVPGLGIATPFFVPPLAALIVALVLSLFAGGGEAAVIAAPVIAYISGTLGTLIGADLLNLRRLGELGAPVVSIGGAGTFDGVFLSGVLAAFLA
- a CDS encoding fibrillarin-like rRNA/tRNA 2'-O-methyltransferase; this translates as MIWLDGALVSRGEGGVYGERTVGEYRVWDPYRSKFAAYAMLGGDFDLAPGLRVLYLGAANGTTVSHVADYVEVAYAVEFAPRPMQDLLEVCRPRQNIVPIMADAGRPAAYRGIVEEVDLVYQDVAQPDQVRIALANLLFLRPGGTFILMLKTRSVDIRKDPREVAEEAVRALEEGGLAVKDVRWLEPYHRDHAAIVCEALK
- a CDS encoding TIM barrel protein produces the protein MKRPYLVGAGVRSDDEKTFPALAAMYHAGEIDHIQVQVNPEDRQTFKRHIETIADDGVKIVVHAPHHGHGLNPCAPTAYETWSKAEARAWMELSLEETTEAADLTGAETIVLHTGRYLTGKEEEAAATFETFLDEFFDPRFVLENLPSVYADYPLLGNTADELKSLGGGRIRGYCLDFAHLFCTANYLGVPYAEILAPFADLPLHLFHLSNSRRGSITDEHLALDHPDGGLDFAEVVPFIAAHPAIETSLEYKENDPAVYVAQLRAFDALYREHI